A window from Bdellovibrionales bacterium encodes these proteins:
- a CDS encoding LamG domain-containing protein, whose product MRLVFLFFLALVSTSLASSTEAAMIPFGFWKPKCSPPFASSWTPRWNNIIQYWNLNGSAGSISDGATIPATIGSAGTATEPGMAYVTGKIGNAVSFNGGSYIDMGSLANTLNRPQMSIAAWIYPTANSRSTIAGAEFLMKIQFTDTYTVRVLASKDGFSWAGIIESTTTYPLNRWLHMVATYNGSQLVLYANGISVGSTPITGNLSSSGSSFQISGYDGLNEMFTGIIDDVAVWNTGLTADEVMRIYTGQNCKP is encoded by the coding sequence ATGCGTCTGGTGTTTTTATTTTTTTTAGCTTTAGTTTCAACGTCGCTGGCTTCTTCGACGGAAGCGGCGATGATTCCTTTTGGTTTCTGGAAACCAAAATGCTCTCCTCCATTCGCCTCTTCATGGACTCCGCGCTGGAATAATATCATCCAATACTGGAACCTCAATGGCAGCGCGGGCTCCATCTCTGATGGAGCCACGATCCCAGCAACCATCGGTTCTGCTGGAACCGCGACAGAGCCAGGCATGGCCTATGTTACCGGGAAAATCGGCAACGCCGTTTCTTTTAACGGCGGAAGCTACATAGACATGGGCTCGCTGGCAAACACGCTGAACCGGCCTCAGATGTCGATTGCCGCGTGGATTTACCCCACCGCGAACTCTCGCAGCACGATCGCTGGCGCAGAGTTCCTAATGAAAATTCAGTTCACTGATACCTACACCGTGCGCGTTCTTGCGAGCAAAGATGGCTTTTCTTGGGCCGGGATTATCGAATCCACCACGACCTACCCGCTGAACCGATGGCTTCATATGGTCGCTACTTATAATGGCAGTCAGCTTGTCCTTTATGCCAATGGCATTTCTGTCGGAAGCACACCGATCACCGGCAATCTTTCTTCTTCCGGCAGCTCTTTTCAAATCTCAGGCTACGATGGCTTGAATGAGATGTTTACTGGCATTATTGACGATGTGGCGGTCTGGAATACAGGTCTGACCGCTGATGAAGTGATGAGAATCTACACCGGACAGAACTGCAAACCTTAA
- a CDS encoding transglycosylase SLT domain-containing protein encodes MLTVACSGPKSFNVDSLPGAGDNDSLEVTPTPTPGPSPSPTITPSPSPTPTPVAEASPKDLTPLWEASIKNSKEWSDYVYLKLDTLGTDLLDVIPGDRTTFCPKYSSLSYSQRKMYWTFMLSAMAKFESGFNTNSKYTESFNDSNGNPVISRGLLQISIESGNGYGCGLKTAQDLHDPLQNLACGIRILNRWVYRDARIAGKVSGTWRGGARYWSVLREGNKTSYQSILKWSKALSICN; translated from the coding sequence ATGCTGACAGTCGCATGTTCCGGCCCTAAGAGTTTCAACGTGGATTCGCTTCCAGGCGCCGGAGACAATGACTCTCTTGAAGTCACCCCAACGCCGACTCCGGGACCTTCACCGAGTCCGACAATAACCCCTAGTCCAAGCCCGACCCCGACTCCGGTCGCGGAGGCTTCGCCTAAAGACCTCACTCCCCTTTGGGAAGCAAGTATCAAGAATAGCAAAGAGTGGAGCGACTATGTTTATCTCAAGCTCGATACACTGGGCACCGATTTGCTCGATGTGATTCCAGGGGACCGCACCACATTCTGCCCGAAGTACAGCAGCCTGTCTTACAGCCAAAGAAAAATGTATTGGACGTTCATGCTTTCCGCGATGGCAAAATTTGAAAGTGGTTTTAATACGAACTCTAAATACACCGAGAGCTTCAATGACTCTAACGGCAATCCAGTAATCAGCCGCGGTCTGTTGCAAATTTCTATTGAAAGTGGCAATGGCTATGGCTGCGGTTTAAAAACGGCGCAAGACCTGCATGATCCTTTGCAAAATCTTGCATGCGGTATCCGCATCTTGAATCGTTGGGTCTATCGCGACGCTCGTATCGCAGGCAAAGTCAGTGGTACCTGGCGCGGAGGTGCGCGCTACTGGTCGGTTCTGCGCGAAGGAAACAAAACTTCGTACCAGTCGATCTTAAAGTGGAGTAAAGCTCTTTCCATCTGTAACTAA
- a CDS encoding DUF3341 domain-containing protein, whose translation MFEKDNVKEKEHKAVFGIFQNRGNVELAVSDLKASGFRNTDISVLLPSNDSTKAFAHEKGTKAPEGAATGATGGLAIGGVLGWLAGIGALAIPGVGPFVAAGPIVAAIAGAGIGGAVGGIAGALVGMGIPEYEAKRYESIIKTGGILVSVHVDDSDWQKRAKDILERNGARDIATSSEEKGNPPKNPPQGEYRPTM comes from the coding sequence ATGTTTGAAAAAGATAATGTGAAAGAAAAAGAACATAAGGCAGTCTTTGGTATTTTCCAAAATCGCGGCAACGTTGAGCTTGCCGTCAGTGATCTTAAGGCTTCTGGCTTTAGAAATACGGATATCTCCGTACTTTTGCCAAGCAATGACAGCACGAAGGCTTTTGCCCACGAAAAAGGAACGAAAGCTCCTGAAGGTGCGGCAACAGGAGCCACTGGCGGCTTAGCCATCGGTGGTGTTCTGGGCTGGTTAGCAGGCATCGGTGCTTTGGCCATTCCAGGTGTAGGTCCTTTTGTAGCCGCCGGCCCGATTGTGGCGGCGATTGCCGGCGCAGGTATCGGTGGCGCTGTCGGCGGAATTGCTGGCGCGCTTGTTGGTATGGGTATTCCTGAGTACGAGGCTAAACGCTATGAAAGCATCATCAAGACAGGAGGCATTTTAGTCTCTGTTCACGTGGATGATTCTGACTGGCAAAAACGCGCAAAAGATATTTTAGAGCGAAACGGCGCTAGAGATATCGCCACGAGCTCCGAAGAAAAAGGTAACCCGCCAAAAAATCCGCCTCAAGGCGAATACCGTCCTACAATGTAA